The following proteins are encoded in a genomic region of Odocoileus virginianus isolate 20LAN1187 ecotype Illinois chromosome 14, Ovbor_1.2, whole genome shotgun sequence:
- the PELO gene encoding protein pelota homolog, protein MKLVRKDIEKDNAGQVTLVPEEPEDMWHTYNLVQVGDSLRASTIRKVQTESSTGSVGSNRVRTTLTLCVEAIDFDSQACQLRVKGTNIQENEYVKMGAYHTIELEPNRQFTLAKKQWDSVVLERIEQACDPAWSADVAAVVMQEGLAHICLVTPSMTLTRAKVEVNIPRKRKGNCSQHDRALERFYEQVVQAIQRHIHFDVVKCVLVASPGFVREQFCDYMFQQAVKTDNKLLLENRSKFLQVHASSGHKYSLKEALCDPTVASRLSDTKAAGEVKALDDFYKMLQHEPDRAFYGLKQVEKANEAMAIDTLLISDELFRHQDVATRSRYVRLVDSVKENAGTVRIFSSLHVSGEQLSQLTGIAAILRFPVPELSDQENDSSSEEDE, encoded by the exons ATGAAGCTCGTGAGGAAGGACATTGAGAAAGACAATGCTGGCCAGGTGACCCTGGTTCCCGAGGAACCCGAGGACATGTGGCACACCTATAATCTAGTGCAGGTGGGCGACAGCCTGCGCGCTTCCACCATCCGCAAGGTGCAGACCGAGTCCTCCACCGGCAGCGTGGGAAGCAACCGGGTCCGCACGACCCTCACTCTCTGTGTGGAGGCCATCGACTTCGACTCCCAAGCCTGCCAGCTGCGGGTCAAGGGGACCAACATCCAGGAGAATGAGTATGTCAAGATGGGGGCTTACCACACCATCGAGCTGGAGCCCAACCGCCAGTTCACCCTGGCCAAAAAACAGTGGGACAGTGTGGTTCTGGAGCGCATCGAGCAAGCCTGTGACCCAGCCTGGAGCGCCGATGTGGCGGCTGTGGTCATGCAGGAAGGCCTCGCCCATATCTGCTTAGTCACTCCCAGCATGACCCTCACTCGGGCCAAGGTGGAAGTGAACATCCCTCGGAAACGGAAAGGCAACTGCTCGCAGCACGACCGGGCCTTGGAGCGGTTCTATGAACAGGTAGTCCAGGCCATCCAGCGCCACATACACTTCGATGTTGTAAAGTGCGTCCTAGTGGCCAGCCCAGGATTTGTGAGGGAGCAGTTCTGCGACTACATGTTTCAACAGGCAGTGAAGACGGACAACAAACTGCTCCTGGAGAACCGGTCCAAATTCCTTCAG GTACATGCCTCCTCTGGACACAAGTACTCCCTGAAggaggctctttgtgaccctacagtaGCTAGCCGCCTTTCAGACACGAAAGCCGCTGGAGAAGTAAAGGCCTTGGATGACTTCTATAAAATGTTGCAACACGAACCCGACCGAGCGTTTTATGGACTCAAGCAGGTGGAAAAGGCCAATGAGGCCATGGCAATTGACACACTGCTCATCAGCGATGAGCTTTTCAGGCACCAGGATGTAGCCACACGCAGCCGGTATGTGCGGCTGGTGGACAGCGTGAAAGAGAACGCGGGCACCGTTAGGATATTCTCCAGTCTTCACGTGTCTGGGGAACAGCTCAGTCAGTTGACTGGAATAGCTGCCATCCTCCGCTTCCCTGTCCCTGAACTCTCTGACCAAGAGAATGATTCCAGTTCTGAAGAAGATGAATGA